A DNA window from Gillisia sp. Hel1_33_143 contains the following coding sequences:
- the bioD gene encoding dethiobiotin synthase, whose amino-acid sequence MSTYFITGIGTEIGKTIASAIVTETLQADYWKPIQAGDLDNSDTHKVQNLISNENTIFHPNSFSLNTPMSPHAAAEIDGVKMTSKNINRPKSTNRNMVIEGAGGLLVPISDNEVIADLISPEDNVLVVSRHYLGSINHTLLTLEALRSRGLHIAGIIFNGEKKESTESIILKMSGVPCVGRIDVEPYFDKNVIKEYAEKFKESLKGL is encoded by the coding sequence ATGTCTACATATTTTATTACAGGAATAGGAACTGAAATTGGAAAAACCATCGCTTCAGCAATTGTAACAGAAACTTTACAAGCAGATTATTGGAAACCAATACAAGCGGGAGATCTGGATAATTCTGATACCCATAAAGTCCAGAATTTGATCTCTAATGAAAATACAATTTTTCATCCTAACAGCTTTTCACTAAACACTCCTATGAGTCCGCACGCAGCTGCAGAGATTGATGGAGTTAAAATGACTTCAAAGAATATTAATAGACCGAAGTCTACTAATAGGAATATGGTAATTGAAGGCGCCGGTGGTTTATTAGTACCTATTAGCGATAATGAGGTAATTGCAGATTTAATTTCTCCAGAAGATAACGTATTGGTTGTTTCCAGACATTACCTGGGAAGCATCAACCACACCCTGCTAACTCTTGAAGCACTAAGATCTAGAGGACTTCACATTGCAGGAATTATCTTTAATGGAGAAAAAAAAGAGTCTACAGAGAGCATTATATTAAAAATGAGTGGAGTTCCTTGTGTGGGTAGAATTGATGTGGAGCCTTATTTCGATAAAAATGTGATTAAAGAATATGCAGAGAAATTTAAGGAGAGTCTTAAAGGTCTCTAG
- the bioA gene encoding adenosylmethionine--8-amino-7-oxononanoate transaminase → MSTSNIKSPIINSELSDLTKRDQKHLWHPLTQHKLSSEMLPIVKAKGAILYDDMGKEYVDGIASWYTSMYGHCNPAITAKVAAQMQELDQVVFSGFTHEPAIKLSEALIEILPSNQQKLFFSDNGSTATEIGIKMALQYHHNLGNDRKVMLAFEEGFHGDTFGAMSVSGLSVYNGAFEDHFIKVVRIPVPTGDNNLEVLELLKSRISEYNLAGFIYEPLVQGAAAMKMHDPNGLNEILKICKANDIICVADEVMTGFGKTGKNFASEYMEEQPDVMCLSKALTAGLLPMAITTCSQKVYDAFYADEISKGLFHGHTYSANPLSCTAAIAGIELLRSEEIQNDILRITKSHQDFNAKIKDHPKVTNVRQLGVIYAFDLNVKMERYGNVRNMLFKHFMESGVFLRPLGSTIYILAPFVTNEQELKKIYNSIEAALELF, encoded by the coding sequence ATGTCTACTAGTAATATAAAGTCACCTATAATAAATTCAGAATTAAGTGATCTCACTAAAAGGGATCAGAAGCACTTATGGCATCCCTTAACACAGCATAAGCTATCTTCAGAAATGTTACCTATCGTAAAAGCGAAAGGAGCTATTTTGTATGATGACATGGGTAAGGAATATGTAGATGGTATTGCATCATGGTATACTAGTATGTATGGGCATTGTAACCCGGCAATTACCGCTAAGGTGGCAGCACAGATGCAGGAATTAGATCAGGTGGTTTTTAGCGGATTTACCCATGAACCGGCAATTAAATTATCTGAAGCGCTCATAGAGATCTTACCGTCTAATCAGCAAAAATTATTTTTTAGTGATAATGGTTCTACTGCTACCGAAATTGGAATTAAAATGGCTCTTCAATATCATCATAATCTTGGTAATGATAGAAAGGTAATGTTAGCTTTTGAAGAAGGTTTTCATGGGGACACTTTTGGTGCAATGTCAGTTTCTGGATTATCGGTATATAATGGAGCTTTTGAAGATCATTTTATTAAAGTGGTAAGAATTCCAGTTCCTACCGGAGACAATAATCTGGAGGTTTTGGAATTATTGAAAAGCAGGATCTCAGAATATAATCTTGCAGGTTTTATTTATGAACCTTTGGTACAGGGTGCAGCAGCCATGAAAATGCATGATCCAAATGGTTTAAATGAGATCTTAAAGATCTGTAAAGCGAATGATATTATTTGTGTGGCAGATGAAGTTATGACCGGGTTTGGTAAAACTGGAAAGAATTTCGCGTCAGAATATATGGAGGAGCAGCCAGATGTGATGTGTCTTTCTAAAGCATTAACGGCAGGATTATTACCAATGGCCATTACTACTTGCTCTCAAAAAGTATATGATGCATTCTATGCAGATGAGATCTCTAAAGGACTTTTTCACGGGCATACTTACAGCGCCAATCCATTGTCTTGTACTGCTGCTATTGCCGGAATAGAATTACTGAGATCTGAGGAGATCCAAAATGATATCTTAAGAATAACAAAGTCCCACCAAGACTTTAATGCTAAAATAAAAGACCATCCCAAAGTTACCAATGTAAGACAGCTTGGTGTTATTTATGCGTTTGATCTTAATGTGAAAATGGAGCGATATGGAAATGTGAGAAATATGCTTTTTAAACATTTTATGGAAAGTGGCGTTTTTCTGAGGCCACTAGGAAGTACCATTTATATATTGGCGCCATTTGTAACTAATGAACAGGAGCTTAAAAAAATATATAATAGTATAGAAGCTGCTCTTGAACTTTTTTAG